Proteins from one Plasmodium cynomolgi strain B DNA, chromosome 10, whole genome shotgun sequence genomic window:
- a CDS encoding hypothetical protein (putative), producing MRPPLGVLFCFLFLALHSRGNAAEVVNDVENGQSGKGGESGNGDNGADSSNGGDSADSSNGSDGNDGNGNDDCATVSKPNLRGDVSAKEDGANNNDAHDGHCDSEISPVDALEDSHGRDSSEEAPQAELTKGDLSEEAAETDKTVEKAETAETAEADKTAETAEKAETDKTTETAETDKTAEKTETDKTAEKAEKDEKAEKAEKDEKDEKAETVEPSTPEPTFIELPDEYDYKLEAPVEDGASYQMKECESSLDVESTTLSGDELSSDEEEEEETQAEKLVEYDEDRGAGYERADYPGENYREANYERENYERADYRGENYERADYRGENYERADYRGENYERADYRGENNVESDYRGENYERADYRGENYERADHRGENNVESDYKGENYEGADYAVAEPVNAGDFVDISKYIKSTKDSLENLVHMIDNDKQASGGYGNMMKDMLYTLLQM from the exons ATGCGACCCCCCTTGGGTGTCctcttttgcttcctttttttggccctCCACTCAAGGGGGAACGCGGCCGAAGTGGTGAATGACGTGGAAAATGGCCAAAGTGGGAAAGGTGGTGAGAGTGGCAATGGTGATAATGGTGCCGATAGTTCTAATGGCGGCGATAGTGCCGATAGTTCCAATGGCAGCGATGGTAACGATGGCAACGGAAATGACGACTGCGCCACTGTTTCTAAACCCAATTTAAGAGGCGACGTCTCCGCCAAAGAAGACGGTGCTAATAACAATGACGCCCACGATGGCCACTGTGATAGTGAAATTAGCCCCGTTGATGCTTTAGAAGACTCGCACGGCCGTGACTCCTCAGAGGAGGCCCCCCAAGCAGAACTTACAAAGGGTGACCTAAGCGAGGAAGCAGCCGAAACAGACAAAACAGTCGAAAAAGCCGAAACAGCCGAAACAGCCGAAGCAGACAAAACAGCCGAAACAGCCGAAAAAGCCGAAACAGACAAAACAACTGAAACAGCCGAAACAGACAAAACAGCCGAAAAAACCGAAACAGACAAAACAGCCGAAAAAGCcgaaaaagatgaaaaagcCGAAAAAGCcgaaaaagacgaaaaagacgaaaaagcCGAAACGGTCGAACCAAGCACCCCCGAACCCACATTTATAGAACTTCCCGATGAGTACGATTATAAATTAGAAGCGCCAGTGGAAGATGGTGCAAGCTACCAAATGAAAGAGTGTGAAAGTAGCCTAGACGTGGAAAGTACTACACTCAGTGGGGATGAACTATCATCcgatgaggaagaggaggaagaaacacaAGCAGAGAAGCTCGTAGAATATGACGAAGATAGAGGAGCGGGTTACGAACGAGCAGACTACCCAGGCGAAAACTACAGAGAAGCAAACTACGAAAGAGAAAACTACGAGCGAGCAGACTACAGAGGCGAAAACTACGAACGAGCAGACTACAGAGGCGAAAACTACGAACGAGCAGACTACAGAGGCGAAAACTACGAACGAGCAGATTACAGAGGCGAAAACAACGTCGAATCAGACTACAGAGGTGAAAACTACGAACGAGCAGACTACAGAGGCGAAAACTACGAACGAGCAGACCACAGAGGCGAAAACAACGTCGAATCAGACTACAAAGGCGAAAACTACGAAGGAGCAGACTACGCAGTTGCAGAACCG GTAAATGCAGGAGACTTCGTGGACATctcaaaatatataaaatcaaCCAAGGATTCTCTCGAGAACCTGGTCCACATGATTGATAACGATAAACAAGCCTCCGGGGGATATGGTAATATGATGAAGGATATGCTTTACACACTCCttcaaatgtaa
- a CDS encoding hypothetical protein (putative) — protein sequence GEIPISYQKNISQADGKYEHGNESDQLVEQAKKVNIKGVEKQGNQEEDEKELTDLFTPEEADAQMVNTSSGETQEKQDEEMVAEDLKGSQKDVSAGEEAAVDEATAQIDREEGKEGKPSEPSEEETVVGSKAESEAGDQDTNDTDDEHDDDGDDEEEEEEEEDEAQEGQEAEKAAEEDKDASPNGKQAQQGGCQGCPDIAKHFKSKEEFLKHLIKPIEEDKEHENGVSDLTKMLAHFFLQL from the coding sequence GGGGAGATACCCATATCATATCAGAAAAATATCTCACAAGCGGATGGAAAATACGAACATGGTAATGAAAGTGATCAGCTGGTTGAGCAAGCCAAAAAGGTGAATATCAAAGGTGTGGAAAAACAGGGAAATCAAGAAGAGGATGAAAAAGAGCTGACTGACCTATTCACCCCAGAGGAGGCGGATGCCCAAATGGTGAATACCTCGTCGGGGGAGACGCAAGAAAAACAAGACGAAGAGATGGTGGCAGAAGATTTGAAAGGATCACAAAAGGACGTATCcgcaggggaagaagcagctgTAGATGAAGCAACGGCGCAGATTGATCGGGAAGAGggcaaagaaggaaaaccATCAGAACCGTCAGAGGAAGAAACAGTGGTAGGCTCCAAAGCGGAATCCGAAGCGGGAGACCAAGACACGAATGACACGGACGATGAACACGATGATGATGgcgatgatgaggaggaagaggaagaggaagaagatgaagcGCAGGAGGGACAGGAAGCCGAAAAAGCAGCCGAGGAAGACAAAGACGCTTCCCCAAATGGCAAGCAAGCTCAACAGGGGGGTTGTCAAGGTTGCCCCGATATAgcaaaacattttaaatcaAAGGAAGAGTTCCTGAAGCACCTGATCAAGCCAATTGAAGAAGACAAAGAACATGAAAATGGAGTCAGTGACCTTACCAAAATGTtggctcacttttttttacaattataa